In Polaribacter pacificus, the genomic window CATTGAGTTTTCATACAAACCAGAGCTTCCTGTTAAAACCAAAGCAGCTACTTTATCTGGGTAGTGTTTGGTAAAATACAAGCCTATATGCCCTCCTAAAGAATTGCCCAATAAGACAACTTTATCTAGTTTTTTATAGGTGATAAAACTGTGTAGAAATTTCGTTAAATTTTTAACGTTTGTTTTTAATAAAGGCAATGAATACAAAGGGAGTTCGGGGATTAAAACCTTATATCCTTTTGCGGAAAAATGGTCAAAGGTGCTGTCAAAATTACTTAGTGCGCCCATAAGACCGTGCAAAATAATTATTGCTTGTCCCTCTCCGGCTTCTGCATAGGTAAAGTTGCCTTCTGTTTTTAATGTTTTCGTCATTGTCTATTTCATTTGACTTAAGCGCAAATGTAGTTTTTTTTTGTTACATATCCATTTTTAATGAATTCTCAATTTCAAGGGATTTAGATGGTAGATAGTCAATCATTTACCTGAAAACACAAAACTTATCAACAAAGTGGTAAAAAGTGGTAAAAAGTGGTAAAAAATTTATATTTTTGAAAAACAAATCCATAACAAACAACGTTTTGATAAACCTCATTGGTACATATGAAGCAAAGGCTGATGCTAAAGGGAGATTGATGATTTCATCAGCTCTCAAAAAGCAATTGCAAACTGTTTTGGCCGATGGTTTTGTGTTAAAGCGAAGTGTGTTTCAGCCATGTTTAGAATTATACCCAATGGCGGAGTGGAATTTGATGATGGAAAAAATTAACAAGCTTAACCGATTTGTAAAAAAGAACAATGATTTTATTCGAAGATTTACCGCAGGTGTAAAAACAGTAGAGTTGGATGCATCTGGTCGTTTGCTAATTCCGAAAGACTTATGTCATTTTGCAGGGATAGAAAAAGAGATCGTATTGTCTTCTGCGGTAAACATTGTTGAAATTTGGGATAAGGATAGTTATGAAAAAGTTATTGATGATGCAGCGTTAGATTTTGCAGCATTGGCAGAAGAAGTAATGGGTAATACCGAGGCAGATGAGTTATCATAATCCAGTATTGTTAGAAGAGAGTGTAAATGCATTGGCTATTAAGCCTGATGGCATTTATGTAGATGTTACGTTTGGAGGTGGTGGTCACTCTAGAGAGATTTTAAGTCAGTTGGGACCAAATGGGAAGTTGTTTGCTTTTGATCAGGATCCAGATGCTTGGGAGAATAAAATTGATGATGATCGTTTTGTTTTGATTGCAGAAAATTTTCGTCACATATCACGTTTTTTAAAGTTCTATAAAGTTAAAAAAGTAGACGGTATTTTGGCTGATTTAGGGGTTTCCTCTCATCAGTTTGATGTTGCAGAAAGAGGGTTTTCGACGCGGTTTGATGCAGATTTGGATATGAGAATGGATCAGAAATCGACCTTATCAGCAAAAAAAATCATCAATAAATATCCAGAAGATAGGCTTGCGGATATCTTATTTCAGTATGGAGAATTAAGAAATGCAAGAGCCTTAGCAAGAACCATTGTTGAAGCGAGAAGTGAGCAAGAGATTTTAACCAGTTCTCAATTGAAAGCTGTTTTAAAATTGCATTTGCCTACTGCAAAAGAACATAAAATATTAGCGCAGATTTTTCAGGCTGTGCGAATTGAAGTAAATCAAGAATTGGAAGTTTTAAAAGAGTTTTTAGAACAGACGCCAGATTTGTTAATGGAAGACGGGAGGTTAAGTGTAATTTCTTATCATTCTTTAGAAGACAGGTTGGTTAAAAGATTTATTCAAACTGGTTTATTTAGTGGCGAGCCCGAAAAAGATTTTTTTGGAAATATAACTGTTCCCTTGAAAAAAGTTGGGAAGTTGATCGTGCCTACCCTGGTAGAAATTAAACAGAACAATAGGGCTCGTAGTGCTAAATTAAGAGTTGCAACGCCAAAGTAAGATGAATGTAAGAGTCAAAAAGAACGTATACGATATTTTGAGAGGGAGTTTCCTTACAGATGCGTCTGCTTTTAAAAACTGGCGGATAATCATCTTTGTTGTGCTGCTTTTGCTGATCATGATTTCTAGCGGCCATCGAGTTGATGGAAAAGTTCAAAAAATTGCAACTTTAAACAAAGAGCAAAGAGAAGTTAGGGCAGAGTATATTGATACGAAAACCATATTGATGCGGATGAAAATGGAGTCTAATATCCGACAGCAAGTGAAGCTTAAAGGATTGGCGCCTTCAGAAACCTCACCAAAAAAAATAAAAATAACCTATAAAAAAGATTAGCCTTGTCAACCCAGAAAAAAAGCATATTAAACAAACTATACGTAGTCACTGCTTTAATGACGCTTTTTTTTGTGGTTTTATTTATCCGCGTTTTTAATATACAATATGTTCAAGGGGATGAATTGCGCGGGGAATCGAAAGCAAATACCATAAAGAATGACACTATTTTTTCTAACCGAGGCAATGTATATGCTGCGGATGGAAATTTGTTGGCTACTTCTATGTATAAGTATACGGTTCGAATGGATTTAATGTCTGTTCAGAAAAAAATATTCGATAGAGATTTGTCAGGATTGGCAAAGTCATTAGCCGATCTTTTAGGGAAAACACCAGCTTATTATAAAGAGAAACTGCAACTGGCAAGAAAACAAAAAAACAGGTACTTACTCATTGCTAGAGATTTGGGCTATATCGATTATGTAAAAATGAAGCAATTTCCAATTTTTAAGTTGGGTCCTTATCGTGGAGGTTTTATTACTGAGCAAAAAACAGTTCGGGTAAAGCCAATTGGAAAGATAGCAGAGAGAACCATTGGCTATGATGATTATAGAGGGGGAGCAGGAATCGAAGGAGCTTTTGCTGAATATTTAGAAGGTGAAAATGGTTGGCGATTAAAGCAGAAAATTGCCAAGGGGCAATGGAAGCCTATTAACAGCGGAAATGAAAAGGAGCCTATTGATGGGAGAGATGTTATTACGACGCTAGATGTTAATATTCAAGATATTACCCATCATGCTTTACTTCGTCAGTTGGAGTATTTTGAGGCGGATCACGGTTGTGCAATTGTTATGGAGACGGCTACAGGAGAAATTAAAGCCATAGCAAATTTGGGGAGAACCTCAGAAGGCACTTATTATGAAAAGAGAAATTATGCCATTTGGGAAACTCAAGAGCCAGGCTCAACGTTTAAACTAGCTAGTTTAATGGTGGCTTTAGAAGATAAGGTTATAGACACTTCTACGGTTGTTGATACAGAGCGAGGTATTTTAATGCTACACGGTAGTAAAGTTGAAGATTCTCACCGAGGTGGTTACGGAAAAATATCAGCAGGGCGAGTTATTGAAGTGTCGTCCAATGTTGGTATTGTAAAGTTAATAAGAGAACACTATGATGAGAATCCTCAAAAGTTTATCGATAAAATAAATTCTTTTGGATTAGGAAGTAAAATAGGATTGCCGATACAAGGAGAAGGCGCACCTTTTATTCCTTCACCAGCCAATAAAAAAGTATGGAATAAAATTTCATTAGAATGGATGGCATGGGGGTATGGGGTTTCATTTACACCATTACAGATGCTAACATTTTACAATGCAGTAGCCAATAATGGAGAAATGGTGAAGCCGCGTTTTATCAAAGAATTGAGAGTGCAGAATAAAACGGATGAGGTTTTTGAGAAAGAGGTGATGATTAAAAAGATAGCTAGCCAAGAAACCATTGATAAGGTAAGAAAGGTATTAGAAAATGTGGTTATTAAAGGAACAGCAGACAATATCTACTCTCCAAATTTTTCAATGGCAGGAAAAACTGGAACAGCCAAGAAAGCGGTAAACGGAGGCTATTCAAATCAACTTTATGTTGCTTCTTTTGCAGGGTTTTTTCCTGCAGATAATCCAAAGTATTCATGCATCGTAGTCATTCATGAACCAAAGAAAGAAAAGGGTTATTACGGAGCAACTGTGGCAGCACCAGTATTTAAAGAGATTGCTCAAAAAATTTACACCACCACGCCAGTTAATGTTCAGCAAGTAACTGATACGCCAAACTTTAAAGAGATCAATGAAGCATATGACTCTTATTATAAAAAAGAATTAGGCGAAGTTACTAAAGTTCCGAACGTTTATGGAATGTCTGGAATGGATGCAATTTCATTATTAGAAAACATGGGATTAAAAGTAAAGTTTTCTGGAACAGGTTCAGTTGTTAAGCAATCTAAAAGAAAAGGAGAGTCCTTTAAAAAAGGAGAAGTAATTATTTTGAAACTATCATAAAAGGAGTGAAAAATTTAAAAGACATATTGTATAAAATACCTTTAGAAGAAGTTCTTGGGACTACGGATAGAAACATACATCAGGTGGTGTTTGATTCGAGAAAAGTTGTGCAAGATGATCTTTTTGTAGCCATCAAAGGAACCTTGTCAGATGGGCATCTTTTTATCGAAAAGGCCATTGATTTAGGAGCTACGGCAGTTGTTTGTGAAGAATTACCAAAAGAAATAAACCCAAAGATTAGCTATATACAAGTAAAGGATTCTCATAGTGCATTGGCTGTTTTGGCTTCAAATTATTATGAAAATCCATCTTCAAAATTACAGCTAATTGGGGTGACAGGTACCAATGGAAAAACGACTATTGCAACCTTGTTGTATCAGTTGTTTCAGAAAGCAGGTTATAAAGTAGGGCTCCTATCTACTGTAAAAGTATTGGTAGATGACAAAGCCTATAAAACGACACATACCACTCCAGATTCAATGACCATTAATGGGTATTTGGATCAAATGGTGCAGACAGGGGTTCGCTATTGTTTTATGGAGGTTAGTTCTCATGGGATTGATCAAAAAAGAACACATGGTTTGCAGTTTTTTGGAGGTATTTTTACCAACCTAAGTCATGATCATTTAGATTATCACAAAACTTTTTTAGCTTATAGAGATGTTAAAAAAGCTTTTTTTGACGAGCTTCCATCAACTGCATTTGCCTTGGTAAACCTCGATGATAAAAATGGCGCTGTGATGTTGCAAAACACCAAGGCCATTAAAAAGACCTATGCATTAAAAACTATTGCTGATTTTAAGGCCAAGATTTTAGAAAAAAGCATGTCAGGATCACTATTGTCAATTGGCGGTACCGAGGTTTGGACCAGGCTTATAGGAACATTTAATGTTTATAATTTACTGGCCATAGTTGGTGCAGCCGAGTTGTGTGGTTTAGAGAAAATGGAAGTGCTGCGATTGCTTAGTGAATTGGAGAGTGTGAGTGGTCGTTTTCAATACCTTATAAAAAATGATGTT contains:
- a CDS encoding UDP-N-acetylmuramoyl-L-alanyl-D-glutamate--2,6-diaminopimelate ligase, yielding MKNLKDILYKIPLEEVLGTTDRNIHQVVFDSRKVVQDDLFVAIKGTLSDGHLFIEKAIDLGATAVVCEELPKEINPKISYIQVKDSHSALAVLASNYYENPSSKLQLIGVTGTNGKTTIATLLYQLFQKAGYKVGLLSTVKVLVDDKAYKTTHTTPDSMTINGYLDQMVQTGVRYCFMEVSSHGIDQKRTHGLQFFGGIFTNLSHDHLDYHKTFLAYRDVKKAFFDELPSTAFALVNLDDKNGAVMLQNTKAIKKTYALKTIADFKAKILEKSMSGSLLSIGGTEVWTRLIGTFNVYNLLAIVGAAELCGLEKMEVLRLLSELESVSGRFQYLIKNDVTAIVDYAHTPDALKNVLETIGGIRTGKEQVFTVVGCGGDRDKTKRPKMALIASQLSDQVILTSDNPRTEDPQVILNEMERGVSEDLLFKTLSILDRKQAIKTACKLAKKGDIILIAGKGHENYQEINGERLHFDDFEIVSECLTQQQA
- a CDS encoding FtsL-like putative cell division protein, coding for MNVRVKKNVYDILRGSFLTDASAFKNWRIIIFVVLLLLIMISSGHRVDGKVQKIATLNKEQREVRAEYIDTKTILMRMKMESNIRQQVKLKGLAPSETSPKKIKITYKKD
- the mraZ gene encoding division/cell wall cluster transcriptional repressor MraZ produces the protein MINLIGTYEAKADAKGRLMISSALKKQLQTVLADGFVLKRSVFQPCLELYPMAEWNLMMEKINKLNRFVKKNNDFIRRFTAGVKTVELDASGRLLIPKDLCHFAGIEKEIVLSSAVNIVEIWDKDSYEKVIDDAALDFAALAEEVMGNTEADELS
- the rsmH gene encoding 16S rRNA (cytosine(1402)-N(4))-methyltransferase RsmH — its product is MSYHNPVLLEESVNALAIKPDGIYVDVTFGGGGHSREILSQLGPNGKLFAFDQDPDAWENKIDDDRFVLIAENFRHISRFLKFYKVKKVDGILADLGVSSHQFDVAERGFSTRFDADLDMRMDQKSTLSAKKIINKYPEDRLADILFQYGELRNARALARTIVEARSEQEILTSSQLKAVLKLHLPTAKEHKILAQIFQAVRIEVNQELEVLKEFLEQTPDLLMEDGRLSVISYHSLEDRLVKRFIQTGLFSGEPEKDFFGNITVPLKKVGKLIVPTLVEIKQNNRARSAKLRVATPK
- a CDS encoding penicillin-binding protein, which gives rise to MTLFFVVLFIRVFNIQYVQGDELRGESKANTIKNDTIFSNRGNVYAADGNLLATSMYKYTVRMDLMSVQKKIFDRDLSGLAKSLADLLGKTPAYYKEKLQLARKQKNRYLLIARDLGYIDYVKMKQFPIFKLGPYRGGFITEQKTVRVKPIGKIAERTIGYDDYRGGAGIEGAFAEYLEGENGWRLKQKIAKGQWKPINSGNEKEPIDGRDVITTLDVNIQDITHHALLRQLEYFEADHGCAIVMETATGEIKAIANLGRTSEGTYYEKRNYAIWETQEPGSTFKLASLMVALEDKVIDTSTVVDTERGILMLHGSKVEDSHRGGYGKISAGRVIEVSSNVGIVKLIREHYDENPQKFIDKINSFGLGSKIGLPIQGEGAPFIPSPANKKVWNKISLEWMAWGYGVSFTPLQMLTFYNAVANNGEMVKPRFIKELRVQNKTDEVFEKEVMIKKIASQETIDKVRKVLENVVIKGTADNIYSPNFSMAGKTGTAKKAVNGGYSNQLYVASFAGFFPADNPKYSCIVVIHEPKKEKGYYGATVAAPVFKEIAQKIYTTTPVNVQQVTDTPNFKEINEAYDSYYKKELGEVTKVPNVYGMSGMDAISLLENMGLKVKFSGTGSVVKQSKRKGESFKKGEVIILKLS